In one Paraburkholderia azotifigens genomic region, the following are encoded:
- a CDS encoding methyl-accepting chemotaxis protein → MFSKIKVASGLLCVLAAFCIFQLVTEGLGFWSMTRTHDDVQDLANVALRQVNAVNETTQNLMDARINLSRAGTRMVRGGTVPTEMVQHAREQLAAADRSFTAFMNAPKLNDENSARAAALNEKYQKIHTALGELAQYLDAGNIQAFLDQPTQGMQDAYLAELHTFTQFGDATGRESLDSIDAHQTLFRSVGIVIIALLLAGTAGVYVALRRGVVGPLEEAGRHFERIAQGRLNQPIEERGTNEIGRLFSGLSVMQASVARTVKTVREAADSIYIGADEIATGNADLSARTENQAASLEETASSMEELTATVRQNADHAREANALAETALDATSHGSNVVNQVVSKMQGIAQSSDRIAEIITVIDGIAFQTNILALNAAVEAARAGEQGRGFAVVAGEVRGLAQRSAQSAKEIKELISESVAEIQGGSVLVERAGEAMRNVSDSISRVTQMMAEISASSLEQSTGIEQVNQAVVQMDEMTQQNAALVEEAAAAASSLHQQTRQLKDAVSSFEISDVVLNSHRARAALQPAMGAPLTV, encoded by the coding sequence ATGTTCAGCAAGATCAAAGTCGCTTCCGGCTTGTTATGCGTTCTAGCCGCGTTCTGTATTTTCCAGCTGGTGACGGAGGGGCTCGGTTTCTGGTCGATGACCCGCACGCACGACGACGTGCAGGACCTCGCGAACGTCGCGCTGCGTCAGGTCAATGCCGTCAATGAGACGACGCAGAACCTGATGGACGCGCGTATCAACCTGTCGCGCGCCGGCACGCGGATGGTGCGCGGCGGTACCGTACCGACCGAAATGGTCCAGCACGCGCGCGAGCAGCTCGCCGCCGCAGACCGCTCGTTCACGGCGTTCATGAACGCCCCCAAACTCAACGACGAAAACAGCGCGCGCGCTGCCGCGCTCAACGAGAAGTACCAGAAAATCCACACGGCGCTCGGCGAACTGGCGCAATACCTCGACGCCGGCAACATCCAGGCGTTCCTCGATCAGCCCACGCAAGGCATGCAGGACGCATATCTGGCGGAACTGCACACCTTTACGCAATTCGGCGATGCAACGGGCCGTGAGTCGCTCGATTCGATCGACGCGCATCAGACGCTGTTCCGCTCGGTCGGCATCGTGATCATCGCGCTGCTGCTGGCGGGTACGGCGGGCGTGTACGTGGCGCTGCGGCGCGGCGTCGTGGGGCCGCTGGAAGAAGCGGGCCGCCATTTCGAGCGCATCGCGCAAGGCCGTCTGAACCAGCCGATCGAAGAGCGCGGCACGAACGAAATCGGCCGTCTGTTCTCGGGTCTGTCGGTGATGCAGGCGAGCGTCGCGCGCACTGTGAAGACCGTGCGCGAAGCGGCGGATTCGATCTACATCGGCGCCGACGAAATCGCCACGGGCAACGCCGATCTGTCGGCGCGCACCGAAAATCAGGCCGCGTCGCTCGAAGAAACGGCATCGAGCATGGAAGAACTGACGGCAACGGTGCGCCAGAATGCGGACCACGCGCGCGAAGCGAACGCGCTGGCCGAGACGGCACTCGATGCAACGTCGCACGGCAGCAATGTCGTCAACCAGGTCGTCTCGAAGATGCAGGGCATCGCGCAGAGTTCGGATCGCATTGCCGAAATCATCACGGTGATCGACGGAATCGCCTTCCAGACCAACATCCTCGCGTTGAACGCGGCCGTCGAAGCGGCGCGCGCAGGCGAGCAGGGACGCGGCTTTGCCGTGGTCGCAGGCGAAGTGCGCGGGCTCGCGCAGCGCAGCGCGCAGTCGGCGAAGGAAATCAAGGAGCTGATCAGCGAATCGGTCGCCGAAATTCAGGGCGGCTCGGTGCTGGTCGAGCGTGCCGGCGAAGCGATGCGCAACGTATCGGATTCGATTTCGCGCGTCACGCAGATGATGGCCGAGATCAGCGCGTCGTCGCTGGAGCAGAGCACGGGCATCGAGCAGGTCAATCAGGCCGTCGTGCAGATGGACGAGATGACGCAGCAGAACGCGGCGCTCGTCGAGGAAGCCGCGGCGGCAGCGTCGTCGCTGCATCAGCAGACGCGCCAGCTGAAGGACGCCGTCTCGTCGTTCGAGATTTCCGATGTCGTGCTGAACTCGCATCGTGCGCGCGCCGCGCTGCAGCCTGCGATGGGTGCGCCGCTGACGGTCTGA
- a CDS encoding aminotransferase → MQIREFGVERWMDLYENRCELNLAETCVESLTVGELLKIAGKEDALLGEILPMKLTYGAIDGTERLRSNVASLYEKQTVPNVLITHGAISANALVYETLVEPGDHVISVLPTYQQHYSIPESYGANVEILRLREENAFLPDLDELKRMVKATTRVIAINNPNNPTGSLMDRAFLEQIAQIARSCGAYVLSDEVYRGTDQEGTGFTASIADVYEKGISTGSMSKTWSLAGLRVGWIVAPVELIHRVQIHRDYNTISVGMLNDLLASIALENRKAILERNHGILRSNLAVLDAWIAKEPLLSYVKPRSGTTALVRVDVDMPSREFCVSLLEKTGVMFTPGSALDVEGYVRIGYTNSRDVLVRGLERVSGYLRDIAR, encoded by the coding sequence ATGCAAATCAGGGAATTCGGAGTTGAACGCTGGATGGATCTCTACGAGAACCGTTGCGAATTGAATCTTGCGGAAACGTGTGTCGAGTCGCTGACGGTGGGCGAACTGCTGAAGATTGCGGGCAAGGAAGACGCGCTGCTCGGCGAGATTCTGCCGATGAAGCTGACGTATGGCGCGATCGACGGCACTGAACGGCTGCGCAGCAACGTCGCGTCGCTGTATGAAAAGCAGACGGTGCCTAACGTGCTGATCACGCACGGCGCGATTAGCGCGAACGCGCTGGTCTACGAAACGCTCGTCGAGCCGGGCGATCATGTGATTTCCGTGCTGCCCACTTATCAGCAGCATTATTCGATTCCCGAGAGTTACGGCGCGAACGTCGAGATTCTGCGTTTGCGCGAGGAGAACGCATTCCTGCCGGATCTCGACGAACTGAAGCGCATGGTGAAGGCGACTACGCGTGTCATCGCGATCAACAACCCGAACAATCCGACGGGCTCCTTGATGGACCGTGCGTTTCTCGAGCAGATTGCGCAAATCGCGCGTTCATGCGGCGCGTATGTGCTGAGTGACGAGGTGTATCGCGGTACGGATCAGGAAGGTACTGGATTTACAGCATCGATTGCGGACGTGTACGAAAAGGGCATTAGCACGGGCAGCATGTCGAAGACCTGGTCGCTTGCGGGCTTGCGCGTGGGCTGGATCGTCGCGCCTGTCGAACTGATTCATCGCGTGCAGATTCATCGTGACTACAACACGATTAGTGTTGGGATGTTAAATGATCTGCTTGCGTCGATTGCGCTGGAAAATCGCAAGGCGATTCTTGAACGCAATCACGGGATTTTGAGGAGCAACCTTGCGGTGCTCGATGCGTGGATTGCCAAGGAGCCTTTGCTTTCTTATGTGAAGCCACGGTCGGGAACGACTGCTCTTGTGCGCGTTGATGTCGATATGCCTTCGCGCGAGTTTTGTGTTTCTTTGCTTGAGAAGACCGGGGTCATGTTTACGCCTGGCAGCGCGCTTGATGTCGAAGGTTATGTTCGGATTGGGTACACGAATAGTCGTGATGTTTTGGTTCGAGGTCTCGAACGGGTTTCTGGATATCTGCGCGATATTGCGCGTTAG
- a CDS encoding MgtC/SapB family protein codes for MITNMELISRLVLAAVPGSVIGFERERLSWAAGLRTHMLVCVGSALIMIVSAFGFADVPGTDHVVLDPSRVAAQVVSGIGFLGAGSILLRGEIIRGLTTAASLWSVAAVGLAVGGGLYTASIAATIIVRIILAGIKPIEKRFITVKQRRQLTLLVERGAMTFHSLHEALGPASPRVKQFVMQQSDDDPQMDEVMITLHRVSSLEIKAICEQLRALPGVKEFRDNGEPA; via the coding sequence TTGATCACCAATATGGAACTCATTTCCCGGCTCGTGCTCGCGGCGGTGCCCGGCAGCGTGATCGGCTTCGAACGCGAGCGGCTTTCGTGGGCCGCGGGACTGCGCACGCATATGCTCGTGTGCGTCGGCTCGGCGCTGATCATGATCGTGTCGGCATTCGGCTTTGCCGATGTGCCCGGCACCGATCACGTCGTGCTGGACCCGTCGCGGGTCGCCGCGCAGGTCGTGTCCGGCATCGGCTTTCTCGGCGCCGGCTCGATCCTGTTGCGCGGCGAGATCATCCGCGGCCTGACGACAGCCGCGAGCCTCTGGTCCGTCGCTGCCGTCGGGCTGGCCGTTGGCGGCGGATTGTACACCGCGTCGATTGCCGCGACGATCATCGTGCGGATCATCCTGGCCGGGATCAAACCGATCGAGAAGCGCTTCATCACGGTCAAGCAACGGCGCCAGCTGACGCTGCTGGTCGAGCGCGGCGCGATGACGTTCCATTCGCTGCACGAAGCGCTCGGCCCGGCGAGCCCGCGCGTCAAGCAGTTCGTGATGCAGCAGAGCGACGACGATCCGCAGATGGATGAGGTGATGATCACGCTGCACCGTGTGTCGTCGCTGGAAATCAAGGCGATTTGCGAGCAGTTGCGCGCGCTGCCGGGCGTGAAGGAGTTTCGGGACAACGGGGAACCGGCGTGA
- a CDS encoding helix-turn-helix domain-containing protein translates to MNTPSIATTDPTDPPFGLHSVCQTLNECNATLDRFAWLGDQLAVAIWTRETKEAETVYEQPGHHTLSCYLDGGYRTERQKLPGRYGAPSRLCALPGDHESRWWVRGHMHFMHLYFLPEHFTQRAIRELDREPRELTLADRTYFEDERIAALCQSLANDAWDDADGRLRANETSHEILSLLLRSQGVNRTDAALKGGLAVATRRRLRDYIDQNLTQPLTLGELAAVANLSEFHLARMFRTSFGLPPHAWIAQQRLERARILLRTTALPLIDIAAQCGYANASHFSHRFRQGVGVTPAVYRQILRAR, encoded by the coding sequence GTGAACACACCGTCCATCGCCACGACTGACCCGACCGATCCGCCGTTCGGCCTGCATTCGGTCTGCCAGACGTTGAACGAGTGCAATGCGACGCTCGACCGGTTCGCGTGGCTCGGCGATCAGCTCGCCGTCGCTATCTGGACGCGTGAAACCAAAGAAGCCGAAACGGTCTACGAGCAGCCCGGCCATCACACGCTGTCGTGCTATCTGGACGGCGGCTATCGGACGGAGCGTCAGAAGCTGCCCGGCCGCTATGGCGCGCCGAGCCGGCTGTGCGCGCTGCCGGGCGACCACGAATCGCGCTGGTGGGTACGCGGCCACATGCATTTCATGCATCTGTATTTCCTGCCCGAGCACTTCACGCAGCGCGCGATCCGCGAACTCGACCGCGAGCCGCGCGAACTGACGCTCGCCGACCGCACGTACTTCGAGGACGAGCGTATTGCGGCGCTCTGCCAGTCGCTTGCGAACGATGCGTGGGACGACGCCGACGGCCGTCTGCGTGCCAACGAAACGTCGCATGAAATCCTGAGCCTGCTGTTGCGCTCGCAAGGCGTGAACCGCACGGACGCCGCGCTAAAGGGCGGGCTCGCCGTGGCGACGCGCCGCCGTCTGCGCGATTACATCGACCAGAATCTGACGCAGCCGTTGACGCTCGGCGAACTGGCTGCCGTCGCGAATCTGTCCGAATTCCATCTTGCGCGGATGTTCCGCACGTCATTCGGTCTGCCGCCGCATGCCTGGATCGCGCAGCAACGGCTCGAACGCGCACGCATACTGCTGCGCACGACGGCCTTGCCGCTCATCGATATCGCCGCGCAATGCGGCTACGCGAACGCGAGCCACTTCAGCCACCGATTCCGCCAGGGCGTCGGCGTCACGCCGGCCGTCTATCGCCAGATACTGCGCGCCCGCTGA
- a CDS encoding IS5 family transposase — MTQLGLGLDLSTKRTRKREFLDEMTRVVPWQKLIALIEPHYPKGKTGRPPFPIQTMLRIHFLQQWFSLSDPAMEEALHDIPLYREFALLGTGMTRLPDESTILRFRHLLEAHELSARMLATVNEILQAKGLMLKVGSAVDATLISAPSSTKKAGTRDPEMSQTQKGGSWYFGMKAHIGVDVESGLVHTVKCTPANVHDVTVAHELLHGDEQVAFADAGYVGIEKRGETGAVQWHVAMRPSKRRKLDKSKRLDRIYEKVERLKAGVRAKVEHPFRVLKCQFGYLKARYRGLAKNTAQIETQFALINLWLARGVLGKAK; from the coding sequence ATGACACAACTTGGTCTTGGTCTGGATCTGTCGACGAAGCGCACCCGTAAGCGCGAGTTTCTCGATGAGATGACGCGCGTGGTGCCGTGGCAGAAGCTGATTGCGCTCATCGAACCGCACTATCCGAAAGGCAAGACTGGCCGCCCGCCGTTTCCGATCCAGACGATGCTTCGCATTCACTTCCTGCAACAATGGTTCAGTCTCTCGGACCCGGCGATGGAGGAGGCGCTGCACGACATCCCGCTGTACCGGGAGTTCGCGCTGCTGGGCACGGGTATGACGCGGCTGCCTGACGAGAGCACGATCCTGCGATTCCGGCACCTGCTTGAGGCCCATGAGCTGTCGGCCAGAATGCTGGCGACGGTCAACGAGATCCTGCAGGCGAAGGGCCTGATGCTCAAGGTGGGCTCGGCGGTCGACGCAACGCTGATTTCGGCACCCAGTTCGACGAAGAAGGCTGGCACGCGAGACCCCGAGATGAGCCAGACGCAAAAGGGCGGTAGCTGGTACTTCGGTATGAAGGCGCACATCGGAGTCGATGTGGAGTCGGGGCTGGTGCATACCGTGAAGTGCACGCCGGCGAATGTTCACGACGTCACGGTGGCGCATGAACTGTTGCACGGCGACGAGCAGGTTGCGTTTGCCGATGCGGGCTACGTGGGCATCGAGAAGCGGGGCGAAACGGGGGCGGTCCAGTGGCACGTGGCGATGAGGCCGAGCAAGCGAAGAAAGCTGGACAAAAGCAAGCGGCTGGACAGAATCTACGAGAAAGTCGAGCGGCTCAAGGCGGGCGTGCGGGCGAAGGTTGAGCACCCGTTTCGGGTGCTCAAATGTCAGTTCGGCTATCTGAAGGCGCGGTATCGGGGACTGGCGAAAAACACGGCGCAGATCGAAACGCAGTTCGCGCTGATCAATCTCTGGCTGGCTCGCGGGGTGCTCGGTAAAGCGAAATGA
- a CDS encoding PaaI family thioesterase encodes MTDLLDRARGALHAQPFSVLLGTELMYVGANELTLCLPIRDELRQQHGFVHGGVISYLADNALTFAGALALGPRVVTGEYKINYLRPAVNGVLMARAEVVYVARQQATCQCDVFVTDGDRERLIAVAQGTINRIGDGVEQE; translated from the coding sequence ATGACAGATCTACTCGACCGGGCGCGTGGCGCGTTGCACGCCCAGCCGTTCAGCGTGTTGCTCGGCACGGAGTTGATGTATGTGGGCGCGAACGAGCTGACGCTGTGTCTGCCGATCCGCGACGAGTTGCGGCAACAGCATGGCTTCGTGCATGGCGGGGTGATCAGCTATCTCGCCGACAATGCGCTGACCTTTGCGGGTGCTCTTGCGCTTGGGCCAAGAGTCGTGACGGGTGAATACAAGATCAACTATCTGCGGCCGGCTGTGAACGGGGTGCTGATGGCTCGCGCCGAAGTGGTTTATGTTGCTCGCCAGCAGGCGACTTGTCAGTGCGATGTCTTTGTCACCGATGGGGATAGGGAACGGCTTATCGCCGTCGCGCAGGGGACTATTAATCGGATTGGGGATGGGGTTGAGCAGGAGTGA
- a CDS encoding LysE family translocator, which produces MFSTSETALLALGITIVLLTPGPTNTLLAAAGLRQGARRSLPLIGAELAGYAVSISVWGRFIGHAAHTLPWLPAVLRIASGLYIAYLAVDMWRAAVALPDSAPRTNGPRALFVATLLNPKALLFAGTIFPSIVFEDMRGYAFAMTLFACLLVPIAFAWISFGAALGSGKLKWLDPVKMQRAASIVLGMFSLSLAWAALH; this is translated from the coding sequence ATGTTTTCCACTTCCGAAACCGCGCTCCTCGCACTTGGCATCACGATCGTGCTGCTGACGCCCGGTCCGACGAACACGCTTCTGGCCGCCGCCGGCTTGCGGCAGGGCGCGCGCCGCTCGCTGCCGCTGATCGGCGCCGAACTGGCCGGCTATGCCGTGTCGATCTCGGTCTGGGGCCGGTTCATCGGGCACGCGGCGCATACGCTGCCGTGGCTGCCCGCCGTGCTGCGCATCGCGAGCGGTCTGTACATCGCTTATCTCGCCGTCGACATGTGGCGCGCCGCTGTCGCCTTGCCCGATTCGGCGCCGCGCACGAACGGGCCGCGCGCACTGTTCGTCGCGACGTTGCTCAATCCGAAAGCGTTGCTGTTCGCGGGCACGATCTTCCCGTCGATCGTCTTCGAGGACATGCGCGGCTACGCGTTCGCGATGACGCTGTTCGCGTGCCTGCTCGTGCCGATCGCGTTTGCGTGGATCAGCTTCGGCGCGGCGCTCGGCAGCGGCAAGCTCAAGTGGCTCGATCCCGTGAAGATGCAGCGCGCGGCGTCGATCGTGCTGGGGATGTTTTCCTTGTCGCTCGCGTGGGCCGCGCTGCATTGA
- a CDS encoding AGE family epimerase/isomerase, translating to MNATATTPELAAALRDHFARVILPIWRGPGFNAALGLPYEAVGADGRTPLPAARYRAMACARQMFVFALAGEMQHARRLFESLNRLFRDSTHGGWFYSVDAHGLPLDTTKDLYTHAFVVFACAEYGARSGDGDALRIVHEASSLIEDRFAAGQGLLHAALAADFSTTGGMPLQNPLMHLTEAWLAARAATGDAAFDTALAKLGTAIARTFVHEPTGCIAELPVGSADNRLEPGHQFEWFWLVQQAGDVLAGSGLRDALARAFMFAHERGIDAATGGVHAALDEAGDVKDSTQRIWAQTEYLRALAVHNDAAVRAVLPQQIERFRTRFLNAQGWVESKTQTGEVSREDMPSTTPYHLATAYAALPGA from the coding sequence ATGAACGCAACCGCCACTACGCCTGAACTTGCAGCTGCGCTGCGCGACCACTTTGCGCGCGTCATCCTGCCGATCTGGCGCGGACCGGGGTTCAACGCGGCGCTCGGACTGCCGTATGAAGCCGTCGGCGCCGACGGACGCACGCCGCTGCCCGCCGCCCGCTATCGCGCGATGGCCTGCGCCCGGCAGATGTTCGTCTTCGCGCTCGCAGGCGAGATGCAGCATGCGCGGCGTCTGTTCGAGTCGCTGAACCGTCTGTTCCGGGACAGCACGCATGGCGGGTGGTTCTACAGCGTAGACGCACACGGCTTACCGCTCGACACCACCAAGGATCTGTACACGCACGCATTCGTCGTGTTCGCGTGCGCCGAGTACGGCGCGCGCTCGGGCGATGGCGATGCGTTGCGCATCGTGCACGAGGCGTCGTCGCTGATCGAAGACCGCTTTGCCGCCGGCCAGGGCTTGCTGCACGCTGCCCTCGCCGCCGATTTTTCGACAACGGGCGGCATGCCCTTGCAAAACCCGCTGATGCATCTGACGGAGGCCTGGCTCGCAGCGCGCGCGGCCACGGGCGATGCCGCTTTCGATACCGCGCTCGCCAAGCTCGGCACTGCAATCGCGCGCACATTCGTGCATGAACCGACGGGCTGCATCGCCGAACTGCCCGTAGGCAGCGCGGACAACCGGCTCGAGCCGGGTCATCAGTTCGAATGGTTCTGGCTCGTGCAGCAGGCGGGCGACGTGCTTGCCGGTTCGGGTCTGCGCGACGCGCTTGCCCGAGCATTCATGTTCGCGCATGAACGAGGCATCGACGCCGCGACGGGCGGCGTGCATGCGGCACTCGACGAAGCGGGCGACGTCAAGGATTCAACGCAGCGCATCTGGGCGCAGACGGAGTATCTGCGCGCGCTGGCCGTGCACAACGACGCTGCCGTGCGCGCCGTGCTGCCGCAGCAGATCGAACGGTTCCGGACGCGCTTTCTGAACGCGCAAGGCTGGGTCGAAAGCAAGACACAAACGGGCGAAGTCTCGCGCGAAGACATGCCGTCGACGACGCCGTATCATCTCGCGACCGCTTACGCAGCGTTGCCCGGAGCCTGA
- a CDS encoding DMT family transporter, whose translation MNLFLYVVTVLIWGTTWIAIKWQLGVVPAPVSIACRFWLAAIVLFALLKIMRRPVWPPRAAWRFLAAQGLALFCVNFLCFYYAEGVVPSGLVAVVFSTAPLLNSLNGRLFMGRPLQPTAIVGAVLGLAGIVCLSLQQMAGHLGDHAAWLGLAVAFAGTMCFSAGNLLSSRMQSMGLHPVVTNSWAMLIGASVLTLGSLAAGLPFALDTDARYLGALVYLAVPGSVIGFTAYLMLVGRIGPERAAYCTVLFPFVALAVSTVFEGYRWSALAVIGLVLVVAGNLVAFGLTQRLFMRRTRAA comes from the coding sequence ATGAATCTGTTCCTTTATGTTGTGACCGTGCTGATCTGGGGTACGACCTGGATCGCGATCAAGTGGCAGCTCGGTGTCGTGCCGGCACCCGTGTCGATTGCGTGCCGTTTCTGGCTCGCCGCAATCGTGCTGTTCGCGCTGCTGAAAATCATGCGGCGCCCGGTGTGGCCGCCGCGCGCCGCGTGGCGCTTCCTCGCGGCGCAGGGGCTCGCGCTCTTTTGCGTGAATTTCCTGTGCTTCTATTACGCGGAAGGCGTCGTGCCGAGCGGTCTCGTGGCCGTGGTGTTTTCGACCGCGCCGCTGCTGAACTCGCTCAACGGCCGGCTGTTCATGGGCCGTCCGCTGCAGCCGACGGCCATCGTCGGCGCGGTGCTCGGACTCGCGGGCATCGTCTGTCTGTCGCTGCAGCAGATGGCCGGTCATCTCGGCGATCACGCCGCGTGGCTCGGTCTTGCCGTCGCATTCGCGGGCACGATGTGCTTTTCGGCGGGCAATCTGCTGTCCAGCCGCATGCAGTCGATGGGGCTGCATCCCGTCGTCACCAACAGCTGGGCAATGTTGATCGGCGCGAGCGTGCTGACGCTCGGCAGCCTGGCTGCGGGCCTGCCGTTCGCGCTCGACACGGACGCGCGCTATCTCGGCGCGCTCGTCTATCTTGCCGTGCCCGGCTCGGTGATCGGCTTCACCGCGTATCTGATGCTGGTCGGACGCATCGGGCCCGAGCGTGCCGCGTATTGCACGGTGCTGTTCCCGTTTGTCGCGCTCGCCGTGTCGACGGTGTTCGAAGGCTATCGATGGTCGGCGCTCGCCGTCATCGGACTCGTGCTGGTGGTGGCGGGCAACCTCGTCGCATTCGGCTTGACGCAGCGGCTCTTCATGCGCCGCACGCGCGCGGCCTGA